A portion of the Enterobacter sp. SA187 genome contains these proteins:
- the oppB gene encoding oligopeptide ABC transporter permease OppB translates to MLKFILRRCLEAIPTLLILITISFFMMRLAPGSPFTSERALPPEVMANIEAKYHLNDPIMTQYFSYLKQLAQGDFGPSFKYKDYSVNDLVASSFPVSAKLGAAAFLLAVIFGVAAGVIAALKQNTKWDYTVMGFAMTGVVIPSFVVAPLLVLIFAITLKWLPAGGWNGGAPKFMILPMVALSLAYIASIARITRGSMIEVLHSNFIRTARAKGLPMRRIILRHALKPALLPVLSYMGPAFVGIITGSMVIETIYGLPGIGQLFVNGALNRDYSLVLSLTILVGTLTILFNAIVDVLYAVIDPKIRY, encoded by the coding sequence ATGTTGAAATTTATTTTACGTCGTTGTCTGGAAGCAATTCCGACACTCTTAATTCTTATCACTATCTCCTTCTTTATGATGCGTCTTGCGCCGGGTAGTCCCTTTACCAGCGAGCGCGCGCTGCCGCCGGAAGTCATGGCGAATATCGAAGCGAAATACCATTTAAACGATCCCATCATGACGCAGTATTTCAGCTATCTGAAACAGCTGGCGCAGGGGGATTTCGGACCGTCTTTCAAATATAAAGACTACTCCGTTAACGATTTGGTGGCGTCGAGCTTCCCGGTCTCCGCGAAATTAGGCGCAGCAGCCTTCCTCCTCGCCGTCATTTTTGGCGTCGCGGCTGGGGTAATCGCGGCACTCAAACAAAATACCAAATGGGATTATACAGTAATGGGCTTTGCCATGACCGGGGTGGTTATTCCGAGCTTCGTGGTAGCCCCGTTGCTGGTATTAATATTCGCGATCACGCTGAAATGGTTACCAGCCGGTGGCTGGAACGGCGGCGCGCCAAAATTCATGATCCTGCCGATGGTGGCGTTATCGCTGGCCTACATCGCCAGTATTGCGCGTATCACCCGCGGATCGATGATTGAAGTGCTGCACTCCAACTTCATCCGTACCGCGCGGGCGAAAGGCTTGCCGATGCGCCGTATTATCCTGCGCCACGCCCTGAAACCCGCTTTACTGCCTGTGCTCTCTTACATGGGGCCAGCGTTCGTCGGCATCATCACCGGCTCAATGGTCATCGAAACCATTTACGGTCTGCCGGGTATCGGCCAGCTGTTTGTTAACGGCGCGCTCAACCGCGACTATTCGCTGGTGCTGAGCCTGACGATCCTTGTCGGAACCCTAACCATTCTGTTTAACGCGATTGTTGACGTGCTCTACGCCGTTATCGATCCGAAAATCCGTTACTAA
- the oppF gene encoding murein tripeptide/oligopeptide ABC transporter ATP-binding protein OppF: protein MNALTEERKVLLEIADLKVHFDIKDGKQWFWQPSKTLKAVDGVTLRLYEGETLGVVGESGCGKSTFARAIIGLVKATDGKVAWLGKDLLGMKPEEWRDVRSDIQMIFQDPLASLNPRMTIGEIIAEPLRTYQPKISRQEVRERVKAMMLKVGLLPNLINRYPHEFSGGQCQRIGIARALILEPKLIICDEPVSALDVSIQAQVVNLLQKLQREMGLSLIFIAHDLAVVKHISDRVLVMYLGHAVELGTYDQVYHNPLHPYTKALMSAVPVPDPDLERNKQIQLLEGELPSPINPPSGCVFRTRCPIAGPECAKTRPVLEGSFQHAVSCLKVDPL, encoded by the coding sequence ATGAATGCGCTGACCGAAGAAAGAAAAGTCCTGCTGGAAATTGCCGATCTGAAAGTGCACTTCGACATCAAAGACGGTAAACAGTGGTTCTGGCAGCCGTCCAAAACCCTGAAAGCTGTTGATGGCGTCACGCTGCGTCTGTATGAAGGCGAAACCCTCGGCGTGGTGGGTGAATCCGGCTGCGGTAAATCGACTTTTGCCCGCGCCATTATTGGCCTGGTGAAAGCCACCGACGGTAAAGTCGCGTGGCTGGGGAAAGATCTGCTGGGGATGAAGCCGGAAGAGTGGCGCGATGTGCGCAGCGATATCCAGATGATTTTCCAGGATCCGCTGGCCTCGCTGAACCCGCGTATGACCATCGGCGAAATCATCGCCGAGCCGCTGCGCACCTATCAGCCGAAAATTTCCCGCCAGGAAGTGCGCGAGCGCGTGAAAGCGATGATGCTGAAGGTCGGCCTGTTGCCGAACCTTATCAACCGCTACCCGCACGAATTTTCCGGCGGTCAGTGTCAGCGTATCGGCATCGCCCGCGCGCTGATCCTTGAGCCGAAGCTGATTATTTGCGATGAGCCGGTGTCGGCGCTGGACGTGTCAATCCAGGCGCAGGTAGTGAACCTGCTGCAAAAATTACAGCGTGAAATGGGGCTGTCGCTGATCTTCATCGCCCATGACCTGGCGGTGGTGAAGCACATCTCCGATCGTGTGCTGGTGATGTATCTGGGACACGCGGTGGAGCTGGGCACTTACGATCAGGTGTACCACAATCCGCTGCACCCTTATACCAAAGCGCTGATGTCAGCGGTGCCGGTACCGGATCCGGATCTGGAGCGAAACAAGCAGATCCAGTTGCTGGAAGGGGAGCTGCCGTCGCCGATCAATCCGCCGTCGGGCTGCGTTTTCCGCACCCGCTGCCCGATTGCCGGACCGGAATGCGCGAAAACCCGTCCGGTGCTGGAGGGCAGTTTCCAGCACGCGGTGTCGTGCCTGAAGGTTGATCCCCTGTAA
- the hns gene encoding histone-like nucleoid-structuring protein H-NS, protein MSEALKILNNIRTLRAQARECTLETLEEMLEKLEVVVNERREEENAQAAEIEERTRKLQQYREMLIADGIDPNELLNSMAAAKVGTKAKRAARPAKYSYIDENGEEKTWTGQGRTPAVIKKAMDEQGKKLEDFLIKG, encoded by the coding sequence ATGAGCGAAGCACTTAAAATTCTGAACAACATCCGTACTCTTCGTGCACAGGCAAGAGAATGCACTCTTGAGACACTGGAAGAAATGCTGGAAAAATTAGAAGTTGTTGTTAATGAGCGTCGTGAAGAAGAAAACGCTCAGGCTGCAGAAATCGAAGAACGTACGCGTAAGCTGCAACAATACCGTGAAATGCTGATTGCTGACGGTATTGATCCGAACGAACTGCTGAACAGCATGGCTGCCGCTAAAGTAGGTACTAAAGCTAAGCGTGCTGCACGTCCGGCTAAATATAGCTACATCGATGAGAACGGCGAAGAAAAAACCTGGACCGGCCAGGGTCGTACTCCGGCTGTTATTAAGAAAGCTATGGATGAGCAAGGCAAAAAACTGGAAGATTTCCTTATCAAAGGTTAA
- the tdk gene encoding thymidine kinase, which yields MAQLYFYYSAMNAGKSTALLQSSYNYQERGMRAVVYTAEIDNRFGSGKVSSRIGLSSPAKLFNQQSSLFDEISAEHARKPVHCVLVDESQFLTRQQVHDLSEVVDQLDIPVLCYGLRTDFRGELFVGSQYLLAWSDKLVELKTICFCGRKASMVLRLDEAGRPYNEGEQVVIGGNERYVSVCRKHYKDALAEGSLTVIQKRVRG from the coding sequence ATGGCACAGCTTTATTTCTACTATTCAGCAATGAATGCGGGTAAATCCACCGCATTGTTACAGTCTTCCTACAATTACCAGGAAAGAGGAATGCGCGCGGTGGTCTACACGGCGGAAATCGATAACCGTTTCGGCTCCGGCAAAGTCAGCTCGCGTATCGGCCTCTCTTCCCCTGCTAAATTGTTTAATCAGCAGTCTTCACTCTTTGATGAAATAAGCGCTGAGCACGCGCGTAAGCCCGTACATTGCGTGCTGGTGGATGAAAGCCAGTTCTTAACCCGCCAGCAGGTGCATGATTTATCGGAAGTGGTCGATCAGCTTGATATTCCCGTACTCTGTTACGGACTGCGTACCGATTTCCGCGGGGAGTTATTTGTCGGTAGCCAGTATTTACTGGCCTGGTCTGACAAACTGGTGGAATTAAAAACCATCTGCTTCTGTGGCCGTAAAGCCAGTATGGTATTGCGCCTGGATGAGGCGGGGCGTCCGTACAACGAAGGCGAGCAGGTGGTGATAGGCGGCAACGAACGCTATGTTTCCGTGTGCCGTAAGCACTATAAGGATGCGCTTGCTGAGGGCTCGCTGACGGTGATCCAGAAGCGGGTGCGGGGGTAG
- the oppA gene encoding oligopeptide ABC transporter substrate-binding protein OppA produces the protein MSIITKKSLIAAGILTALIAGNVAMAADVPAGVQLAEKQVLVRNNGAEPQSLDPNKIEGVPESNVSRDLFEGLLITSPVDGHPIPGVAEKWENKDFKVWTFHLRKDAKWSNGEPVTAQDFVYSWQRLVDPNTASPYASYPQYGHILNVDAIIDGKMKPSELGVKAIDDKTLEVTLSEPVPYFYKLLVNPAMSPVNKTAIEKFGEKWTQPANIVSNGAFKLQDWVVNERIVMVRNTNYWNNAKTVLDQITFLPISSEVTDVNRYRSGEIDMTYNNLPIELFQKLKKEIPQEVHVDPYLCTYYYEINNQKAPFNDARVRTALKLGLDRDIITNKVKAQGDLPAFGYTPPYADGAKLTKPEWFTWTQEKRNEEAKKLLAEAGYTKDKPLSFNLLYNTSDLHKKLAIAASSIWQKNLGVNVKLVNQEWKTFLDTRHQGNYDVARAGWCADYNEPTSFLNTMLSGSSMNTAHYKSPAFDSIMAESVKAADEAQRSALYDKAEQQLGKDSAIVPVYYYVNARLVKPWVGGYSGKDPMDNVYAKDLYVIKH, from the coding sequence ATGTCCATCATCACAAAGAAAAGCCTAATCGCGGCAGGGATCCTGACTGCACTCATCGCCGGCAATGTTGCTATGGCGGCGGATGTGCCAGCGGGCGTTCAGCTGGCAGAGAAACAAGTTTTAGTGCGTAATAACGGCGCGGAACCACAATCCCTTGATCCAAATAAAATCGAAGGCGTTCCTGAGTCAAACGTCAGCCGCGACCTGTTTGAAGGTCTGCTGATCACGTCTCCGGTTGACGGCCATCCAATCCCGGGTGTGGCTGAAAAATGGGAAAACAAAGATTTTAAAGTGTGGACTTTCCATCTGCGTAAAGATGCGAAATGGTCCAACGGCGAGCCTGTCACCGCACAGGATTTCGTCTACAGCTGGCAGCGTCTGGTGGATCCAAACACCGCCTCGCCATACGCAAGCTACCCGCAGTACGGTCATATTCTTAACGTTGATGCGATCATCGACGGCAAAATGAAGCCGAGCGAGCTGGGCGTCAAAGCCATTGATGACAAAACGCTGGAAGTCACGCTGAGCGAGCCAGTGCCTTATTTCTATAAACTGCTGGTTAACCCGGCTATGTCGCCGGTGAACAAAACCGCGATCGAGAAATTCGGTGAAAAATGGACGCAGCCTGCAAATATCGTCTCCAACGGCGCATTTAAATTGCAGGACTGGGTGGTTAACGAACGTATCGTGATGGTGCGTAACACCAACTACTGGAATAACGCAAAAACCGTTCTCGACCAGATCACTTTCCTGCCAATCTCGTCTGAAGTCACCGACGTGAACCGCTACCGCAGCGGTGAGATTGACATGACTTATAACAACCTGCCGATTGAACTCTTCCAGAAACTGAAAAAAGAGATCCCGCAGGAAGTTCACGTTGATCCGTATCTGTGCACCTACTATTACGAAATCAACAACCAGAAAGCGCCGTTCAACGATGCTCGCGTACGTACCGCGCTGAAACTGGGCCTGGATCGCGATATCATCACCAATAAAGTGAAAGCGCAGGGCGATCTGCCAGCCTTCGGTTATACGCCGCCGTATGCGGATGGTGCGAAACTGACCAAGCCGGAGTGGTTCACCTGGACCCAGGAAAAACGTAACGAAGAAGCGAAAAAACTGCTGGCGGAAGCGGGCTATACCAAAGATAAGCCGCTGTCCTTCAACCTGCTGTATAACACCTCCGATCTACACAAGAAGCTGGCTATCGCCGCCTCGTCCATCTGGCAGAAAAACCTGGGCGTTAACGTCAAGCTGGTAAACCAGGAGTGGAAAACTTTCCTGGATACCCGTCATCAGGGTAACTACGACGTGGCGCGTGCGGGCTGGTGTGCGGATTACAACGAACCGACTTCCTTCCTGAACACCATGCTGTCCGGCAGCTCAATGAATACCGCGCACTATAAGAGCCCGGCATTCGACAGCATCATGGCTGAATCCGTGAAAGCGGCCGATGAAGCGCAGCGCAGCGCGCTGTATGACAAAGCAGAGCAGCAGCTTGGCAAAGACTCTGCCATCGTTCCGGTGTATTACTACGTAAACGCCCGACTGGTGAAACCATGGGTTGGCGGATATTCCGGTAAAGACCCTATGGATAACGTTTACGCTAAAGATCTCTACGTTATCAAACATTAA
- a CDS encoding ABC transporter ATP-binding protein: MSMTEIVSTSQAQQTSDILLDVKDLRVTFKTPDGDVTAVNDLNFSLKAGETLGIVGESGSGKSQTAFALMGLLASNGVIGGSAKFNGREILNLPEQALNKLRAEQISMIFQDPMTSLNPYMRVGEQLMEVLMLHKNLGKAAAFEESVRMLDAVKMPEARKRMRMYPHEFSGGMRQRVMIAMALLCRPKLLIADEPTTALDVTVQAQIMTLLNELKREFNTAIIMITHDLGVVAGICDKVLVMYAGRTMEYGSARNVFYQPAHPYSIGLLNAVPRLNAEGEALLTIPGNPPNLLRLPKGCPFQPRCPHAMEICHTAPPLEEFAPGRLRACFKPVEELV; the protein is encoded by the coding sequence ATGAGCATGACTGAAATCGTATCGACGTCTCAGGCGCAGCAAACTTCCGACATCCTGCTGGATGTGAAAGATCTGCGGGTGACGTTTAAAACTCCGGACGGCGACGTGACGGCGGTAAATGACCTGAACTTCAGCCTGAAAGCCGGTGAAACCCTGGGTATCGTGGGCGAATCGGGTTCGGGTAAATCCCAGACCGCCTTTGCGCTGATGGGCCTGCTGGCCTCCAACGGCGTGATCGGCGGATCGGCGAAATTTAATGGCCGCGAGATCCTCAACCTGCCTGAGCAGGCGCTTAATAAGCTGCGTGCCGAACAAATTTCGATGATTTTCCAGGATCCGATGACCTCGCTGAACCCGTATATGCGGGTCGGCGAGCAGTTAATGGAAGTGCTGATGCTGCACAAAAACCTCGGCAAAGCCGCGGCTTTTGAAGAGTCAGTGCGTATGCTGGATGCGGTAAAAATGCCGGAAGCGCGTAAGCGTATGCGCATGTATCCCCATGAGTTTTCCGGCGGTATGCGCCAGCGTGTGATGATCGCCATGGCGCTGCTGTGCCGTCCTAAGCTGCTGATTGCCGACGAACCGACCACCGCGCTGGACGTGACCGTTCAGGCGCAAATCATGACTCTGCTCAACGAGCTTAAACGCGAATTTAACACCGCAATTATCATGATCACCCACGACCTCGGCGTGGTCGCCGGTATCTGCGATAAAGTGCTGGTGATGTATGCCGGACGTACCATGGAGTACGGCTCGGCGCGCAATGTGTTCTATCAGCCGGCGCACCCGTATTCCATTGGCCTGCTCAACGCCGTGCCGCGCCTGAATGCTGAAGGCGAAGCGCTGCTGACCATTCCGGGCAACCCGCCGAACCTGCTGCGTCTGCCGAAGGGCTGCCCGTTCCAGCCGCGATGCCCGCATGCGATGGAAATTTGTCACACCGCGCCGCCGCTGGAAGAATTCGCCCCGGGCCGCCTGCGTGCCTGCTTTAAGCCGGTGGAGGAACTGGTATGA
- a CDS encoding YchE family NAAT transporter: MIQTLFDFPTYSKFFIGLFALVNPVGIIPVFISMTSYQTAAARNKTNLTANLSVAIILLTSLFLGNGILQLFGISIDSFRIAGGILVVTIAMSMISGKLGEDKQNKQEKSETAIRESIGVVPLALPLMAGPGAISSTIVWGTRYHNWMHLLCFSVAIALFALCCWGVFRIAPWLVRLLGQTGINVITRIMGLLLMALGIEFIVTGIKALFPGLLA, from the coding sequence GTGATCCAGACGTTGTTTGATTTTCCAACCTACTCAAAATTTTTTATTGGCTTATTTGCTCTGGTTAACCCGGTGGGGATTATTCCCGTCTTCATTAGTATGACCAGTTACCAGACGGCGGCGGCAAGGAACAAAACCAATCTGACGGCCAACCTGTCTGTTGCCATTATCCTGCTGACCTCACTGTTTCTCGGTAACGGCATTCTGCAACTCTTTGGTATTTCCATCGATTCGTTTCGCATTGCTGGCGGTATTCTGGTGGTAACCATTGCGATGTCGATGATCAGCGGTAAGCTTGGGGAAGATAAACAGAATAAGCAGGAGAAGTCGGAGACGGCGATCCGTGAAAGCATTGGCGTCGTGCCGCTGGCATTGCCGTTGATGGCAGGTCCAGGGGCAATCAGCTCCACTATTGTCTGGGGCACGCGTTATCACAACTGGATGCATCTGCTGTGCTTTTCTGTCGCCATTGCGCTTTTTGCGCTGTGCTGTTGGGGCGTCTTTCGTATAGCGCCCTGGCTGGTGCGCCTGCTGGGGCAAACCGGCATTAACGTCATTACGCGTATTATGGGGCTGCTGCTGATGGCGCTGGGGATTGAATTTATTGTTACCGGTATTAAAGCGCTGTTTCCAGGGCTGCTCGCCTGA
- the oppC gene encoding oligopeptide ABC transporter permease OppC, protein MMLSKKNSEALENFSEKLEVEGRSLWQDARRRFMHNRAAVTSLIVLVLIALFVALAPALSQFSYFDTDWGMMSSAPDMESGHYFGTDSSGRDLLVRVAIGGRISLMVGIAAALVAVVLGTLYGSLSGYLGGKVDSVMMRLLEILNSFPFMFFVILLVTFFGQNILLIFVAIGMVSWLDMARIVRGQTLSLKRKEFIEAAQVGGVSTFNIVVRHIVPNVLGVVVVYASLLVPSMILFESFLSFLGLGTQEPLSSWGALLSDGANSMEVSPWLLLFPAVFLVVTLFCFNFIGDGLRDALDPKDR, encoded by the coding sequence ATGATGTTAAGTAAGAAAAACAGCGAGGCGCTGGAAAACTTCAGTGAGAAGCTTGAAGTCGAAGGGCGCAGCCTGTGGCAGGACGCGCGCCGTCGCTTTATGCATAACCGCGCCGCCGTCACCAGTTTGATTGTGCTGGTGCTGATTGCGCTGTTTGTGGCGCTGGCCCCGGCGCTGTCGCAGTTCAGTTATTTCGATACCGACTGGGGCATGATGTCCAGCGCGCCGGATATGGAATCGGGTCACTACTTTGGTACTGACTCCTCTGGCCGCGATCTGCTGGTGCGTGTGGCTATCGGCGGGCGTATCTCGCTGATGGTAGGGATTGCCGCCGCGCTGGTGGCGGTGGTGCTTGGCACATTATACGGCTCGCTTTCCGGCTATCTCGGCGGCAAAGTGGATTCCGTGATGATGCGCCTGCTGGAGATCCTCAACTCCTTCCCGTTTATGTTCTTCGTTATTCTGCTGGTGACCTTCTTCGGGCAAAACATTCTGCTGATCTTTGTTGCTATCGGCATGGTGTCCTGGCTGGATATGGCGCGTATCGTGCGCGGTCAGACGCTGAGCCTGAAACGTAAAGAGTTCATCGAAGCCGCGCAGGTTGGCGGAGTCTCCACCTTTAATATCGTCGTACGTCATATTGTGCCAAACGTGCTGGGCGTGGTGGTGGTTTACGCCTCGCTGCTGGTACCCAGCATGATACTGTTTGAATCCTTCCTGAGCTTCCTTGGCCTCGGCACGCAAGAGCCGCTGAGCAGCTGGGGCGCGCTGCTGAGCGATGGCGCAAACTCAATGGAAGTTTCACCCTGGCTGCTGCTGTTCCCGGCAGTATTCCTGGTCGTAACCCTGTTTTGTTTCAACTTTATCGGCGATGGCCTGCGTGATGCCCTCGACCCGAAAGATCGTTAA
- the adhE gene encoding bifunctional acetaldehyde-CoA/alcohol dehydrogenase, with translation MAVTNVAELNALVERVKKAQREYANFTQEQVDKIFRAAALAAADARIPLAKLAVAESGMGIVEDKVIKNHFASEYIYNAYKDEKTCGVLSEDDTFGTITIAEPIGLICGIVPTTNPTSTAIFKSLISLKTRNGIIFSPHPRAKDATNKAADIVLQAAIAAGAPKDLIGWIDQPSVELSNALMHHPDINMILATGGPGMVKAAYSSGKPAIGVGAGNTPVVVDETADIKRAVASILMSKTFDNGVICASEQSVIVVDSAYDAVRARFASHGGYMLQGQKLKAVQDIILKNGALNAAIVGQPATKIAELAGFTVPADTKILIGEVSIVDDSEPFAHEKLSPTLAMYRAKDFEDAVVKAEKLVEMGGIGHTSCLYTDQDNQPERVKFFGDKMKTARILINTPASQGGIGDLYNFKLAPSLTLGCGSWGGNSISENVGPKHLINKKTVAKRAENMLWHKLPKSIYFRRGSLPIALDEVITDGHKRAMIVTDRFLFNNGYADQITSVLKAAGVETEVFFEVEADPTLSVVRKGAELANSFKPDVIIALGGGSPMDAAKIMWVMYEHPETHFEELALRFMDIRKRIYKFPKMGVKAKMIAVTTTSGTGSEVTPFAVVTDDATGQKYPLADYALTPDMAIVDANLVMDMPKSLCAFGGLDAVTHALEAYVSVLASEFSDGQALQALKLLKENLPASYNEGSKNPVARERVHNAATIAGIAFANAFLGVCHSMAHKLGSQFHIPHGLANALLISNVIRYNANDNPTKQTAFSQYDRPQARRRYAEIADHLGLSAPGDRTAAKIEKLLAWLDSIKAELGIPKSIREAGVQEADFLAHVDKLSEDAFDDQCTGANPRYPLISELKQILLDTYYGREYKEGDTAATATEAVAVKADKKAKKTA, from the coding sequence ATGGCCGTTACTAATGTCGCTGAACTTAACGCACTCGTCGAACGCGTGAAAAAAGCCCAGCGTGAATATGCCAACTTTACTCAAGAACAAGTCGACAAGATCTTCCGCGCCGCCGCTCTGGCCGCTGCTGATGCTCGTATCCCGCTGGCTAAACTGGCGGTTGCCGAATCCGGCATGGGCATTGTTGAAGATAAAGTGATCAAAAACCACTTCGCTTCTGAATATATCTACAACGCTTATAAAGATGAAAAGACCTGCGGCGTGCTGTCTGAAGACGACACGTTCGGGACCATCACCATCGCCGAACCTATCGGCCTTATCTGCGGTATTGTTCCGACCACTAACCCGACTTCTACTGCAATCTTCAAATCGCTGATCAGCCTGAAGACCCGTAACGGTATTATCTTCTCGCCACACCCGCGCGCCAAAGACGCTACCAACAAAGCCGCCGACATCGTTCTGCAGGCTGCCATTGCTGCCGGCGCACCAAAAGATCTGATTGGCTGGATTGACCAACCCTCCGTTGAACTGTCCAACGCACTGATGCATCACCCGGACATTAATATGATCCTGGCGACAGGCGGCCCGGGCATGGTTAAAGCCGCTTACAGCTCCGGTAAACCAGCAATTGGTGTGGGCGCAGGTAACACGCCTGTGGTGGTTGATGAAACCGCTGACATCAAACGTGCTGTTGCTTCTATTCTGATGTCCAAAACCTTCGATAACGGCGTAATCTGCGCGTCCGAACAGTCCGTTATCGTTGTGGATTCCGCCTATGACGCCGTACGTGCACGCTTTGCGAGCCACGGTGGTTACATGTTGCAGGGTCAGAAACTGAAAGCCGTACAGGACATTATCCTGAAAAACGGCGCGCTGAATGCCGCTATCGTTGGTCAGCCTGCCACCAAAATCGCAGAGCTGGCGGGCTTCACCGTTCCGGCTGATACCAAAATTCTTATCGGCGAAGTGTCTATCGTCGACGATAGCGAGCCGTTCGCTCACGAAAAACTGTCCCCGACGCTGGCCATGTACCGCGCGAAAGATTTTGAAGACGCCGTGGTTAAAGCCGAAAAACTGGTTGAGATGGGCGGTATCGGCCACACCTCCTGCCTGTATACCGATCAGGATAACCAGCCGGAACGCGTCAAGTTCTTTGGCGATAAAATGAAGACCGCTCGTATTCTGATCAACACCCCTGCTTCTCAGGGTGGTATCGGCGACCTGTACAACTTTAAACTCGCGCCTTCCCTGACTCTGGGTTGTGGTTCCTGGGGTGGTAACTCCATCTCTGAAAACGTTGGTCCAAAACATCTGATCAACAAGAAAACCGTTGCTAAGCGAGCTGAAAACATGTTGTGGCATAAACTTCCGAAATCTATCTACTTCCGCCGTGGCTCCCTGCCAATCGCGCTGGACGAAGTGATTACTGATGGTCACAAACGTGCCATGATCGTGACTGACCGCTTCCTGTTTAACAACGGTTACGCTGACCAGATCACCTCCGTGCTGAAGGCCGCAGGTGTTGAAACTGAAGTGTTCTTTGAGGTTGAAGCTGACCCGACGCTGTCTGTGGTACGTAAAGGCGCTGAACTGGCGAACTCCTTCAAACCAGACGTCATCATCGCACTGGGCGGTGGTTCCCCGATGGACGCCGCGAAAATCATGTGGGTCATGTACGAACATCCGGAAACCCACTTCGAGGAACTGGCGCTGCGCTTTATGGACATCCGTAAACGTATCTACAAGTTCCCGAAAATGGGCGTGAAAGCAAAAATGATTGCGGTCACCACCACCTCCGGTACCGGTTCTGAAGTCACGCCGTTTGCGGTTGTTACTGATGATGCCACCGGCCAGAAATATCCACTGGCAGACTACGCCCTGACCCCGGATATGGCGATTGTTGACGCCAACCTGGTGATGGATATGCCGAAGTCGCTGTGTGCTTTCGGGGGACTGGATGCCGTAACCCACGCGCTGGAAGCCTACGTTTCCGTGCTGGCGAGCGAATTCTCTGACGGTCAGGCTCTGCAGGCGCTGAAACTGCTGAAAGAGAACCTGCCGGCGTCTTACAACGAAGGTTCCAAAAACCCGGTTGCTCGCGAGCGTGTACACAATGCTGCAACCATCGCCGGTATCGCGTTTGCGAACGCCTTCCTGGGCGTGTGTCACTCCATGGCGCACAAACTGGGCTCGCAGTTCCACATTCCTCACGGTCTGGCGAACGCCCTGCTGATCTCTAACGTTATTCGCTACAACGCGAACGACAACCCGACCAAGCAGACAGCGTTCAGCCAGTATGACCGTCCGCAGGCACGTCGTCGTTACGCTGAGATCGCAGATCACCTGGGCCTGAGCGCACCGGGCGACCGCACCGCTGCGAAGATTGAAAAACTGCTGGCATGGCTGGACAGCATCAAAGCTGAACTGGGCATTCCGAAGTCAATCCGCGAAGCCGGTGTACAGGAAGCAGACTTCCTGGCACACGTAGACAAACTGTCTGAAGATGCATTCGATGACCAGTGTACTGGCGCTAACCCGCGTTATCCGCTGATCTCCGAGCTGAAACAGATCCTGCTGGATACCTACTATGGACGTGAGTACAAAGAAGGTGACACCGCAGCTACAGCAACAGAGGCTGTAGCGGTGAAAGCAGACAAAAAAGCGAAGAAAACCGCATAA